Proteins encoded in a region of the Mixophyes fleayi isolate aMixFle1 chromosome 5, aMixFle1.hap1, whole genome shotgun sequence genome:
- the LOC142159158 gene encoding RNA-binding protein 12B-like, which translates to MVITVRIQGLPPLADSIHIRNFFSGLKIPYGGVAITGGIHGEAFVTFESYPDVCTALSRSGRLIMDSYIYVSCDSIAELQKAYKAQQKLMDPDSKPDSKEPEPESKEPDSKQPEAEPSLKKCSYLRITMVPVIATVAEVKLFFSHLSVKNVIFLTKIKKQKEILSGHAIVKFCKFNEAHKALCINLMKRKKTAMKTNPSRFFVKSMKLSNQNEWIQYGGEIDPDEMSEESDPTSLFCNQSSETLHDDFHSLYVREYYARLMNVSLSVEREHIRGFLYDLVDDSQITFVYDKNGSRTRECFVMFITENDYTRVLGLDKAILKGRLVRVLPVSKAHMVEIIESKRKEISEDPASEEESQSEVKCLYLRNFASNVRKGDILDFLTGFSLDENDIHLLYNESGYGLGEAVVKFSTEEEARIAEQLNHKAFKGTQILLSCIAENKLKVFGIDQF; encoded by the coding sequence ATGGTAATAACAGTCCGAATACAAGGTCTTCCGCCACTGGCAGACTCCATTCACATTCGGAATTTCTTTTCTGGATTAAAGATACCTTATGGAGGTGTTGCTATTACTGGTGGGATACATGGAGAGGCATTTGTTACATTTGAATCCTATCCAGATGTTTGCACTGCACTGAGCCGGTCAGGGAGACTGATAATGGATTCATACATATATGTTTCATGCGACAGCATTGCAGAATTGCAAAAGGCTTATAAAGCACAACAAAAACTCATGGATCCCGACTCAAAGCCTGACTCGAAGGAGCCGGAGCCTGAATCGAAGGAGCCTGACTCGAAGCAGCCGGAGGCGGAGCCTAGCCTGAAGAAGTGTAGCTATTTACGTATAACAATGGTACCTGTTATTGCAACAGTTGCAGAggtgaaattgtttttttcacacctttcGGTAAAGAATGTGATTTTCTTAACgaaaatcaaaaaacaaaaagaaattctGAGCGGTCATGCTATTGTTAAGTTTTGTAAATTTAATGAGGCCCATAAAGCCCTTTGTATTAActtaatgaaaagaaaaaaaacggcCATGAAAACGAATCCAAGTCGTTTTTTTGTAAAATCGATGAAATTGTCAAATCAAAATGAATGGATCCAGTATGGTGGAGAAATTGATCCTGATGAAATGAGTGAGGAGAGTGACCCAACAAGTTTATTTTGTAACCAATCCTCAGAAACACTGCATGATGACTTTCATTCATTGTACGTTCGTGAATATTATGCTCGTTTAATGAATGTGAGTCTCAGTGTTGAGAGAGAGCATATTAGGGGGTTTTTATATGACCTGGTCGATGACTCCCAGATTACATTTGTATATGATAAAAATGGCAGTAGAACACGAGAGTGTTTTGTAATGTTTATAACAGAAAATGATTATACGAGGGTTCTTGGATTAGACAAGGCAATCCTTAAAGGGCGGCTTGTGCGCGTGCTACCTGTCTCTAAAGCGCATATGGTAGAGATAATTgaaagcaaaagaaaagaaatttcAGAAGATCCAGCTTCAGAAGAGGAATCACAAAGTGAGGTAAAATGCTTATATTTAAGAAACTTTGCATCTAATGTGAGAAAAGGGGATATACTGGACTTTCTTACTGGATTTTCGTTGGATGAAAATGACATACATTTGTTGTATAATGAGAGTGGGTATGGTCTTGGTGAAGCCGTGGTAAAATTCTCAACTGAAGAGGAAGCACGCATTGCTGAACAACTAAACCATAAAGCGTTCAAGGGCACCCAAATCTTGCTGAGTTGCATCGCTGAGAACAAGTTGAAAGTTTTTGGCATTGACCAGTTTTAG